A single Defluviitalea saccharophila DNA region contains:
- a CDS encoding sodium:solute symporter family protein: MKVLFLLVFIGVMIGVGLYSNKKVKDTNDFFLGGRNMGAWMSAFAYGTSYFSAVIFIGYAGGLGWKFGVSASWIGIGNAVFGCWLAWKLLAKKTRDMTHNLDVRTMPEFFEKRYQSKNMKFIAALIMFVFLVPYTASVYKGLGYIFESSFGISFNTVILGMAILTAFYLLLGGYVATAINDFIQGIIMLIGSILMVIFVVNNDVVGGFSQALTKLSALDPGLGMTFSDSGRRLSLMSLIFMTSFGVWGLPQMIHKFYAVKDEDAIKKGTIISTLFAFVIGVSAYFTGSLGRLFFIEDGVAVMPQGNADMIIPLMLEKALPDALLGIIIVLILSASMSTLAALVLVSSSTITIDFIKGYVRPDLSDQKTMGIMKVFCALFVALSYVMAVFQSNTIVYLMSLSWGIVSGMFLGPYIWGIWWKKTTKLGAWAGFLGGGIVIGGYLILERLGILLIDMPIVSCLAMIVSSVTVPLASLLGKEMNTSLIQEAFGEATME, encoded by the coding sequence ATGAAAGTATTGTTTTTATTGGTGTTTATTGGCGTGATGATTGGAGTAGGCCTTTACAGCAATAAGAAGGTCAAAGATACCAATGATTTTTTCCTTGGGGGAAGAAACATGGGGGCATGGATGAGTGCCTTTGCCTATGGAACTTCATATTTTTCAGCAGTAATTTTTATTGGCTATGCTGGAGGATTAGGTTGGAAATTTGGAGTATCAGCATCTTGGATTGGTATCGGCAATGCAGTATTTGGCTGTTGGCTTGCATGGAAGCTGCTGGCTAAGAAAACTCGGGATATGACCCATAATTTGGACGTTCGTACGATGCCGGAGTTTTTTGAAAAAAGATACCAAAGCAAGAATATGAAGTTTATTGCAGCACTTATAATGTTTGTATTTTTAGTACCTTATACAGCTTCAGTATATAAAGGCTTAGGATATATTTTTGAGAGTTCCTTTGGTATAAGTTTTAATACCGTTATTTTAGGTATGGCTATACTTACAGCCTTTTACCTTCTCTTAGGGGGCTATGTAGCAACAGCAATCAATGACTTTATTCAAGGAATTATTATGTTAATAGGCAGTATACTAATGGTCATTTTTGTAGTTAATAATGATGTAGTGGGCGGTTTTAGCCAGGCACTTACCAAATTATCTGCTCTTGATCCGGGACTTGGTATGACTTTTAGTGATTCGGGCAGAAGACTATCACTCATGAGTTTAATTTTTATGACCAGTTTCGGTGTATGGGGTTTACCTCAAATGATTCACAAATTTTATGCGGTTAAAGATGAAGATGCGATTAAAAAAGGAACCATTATTTCTACTCTTTTTGCATTTGTCATAGGGGTTAGTGCTTATTTTACAGGTTCCCTGGGAAGACTGTTTTTTATCGAAGACGGAGTTGCAGTGATGCCCCAGGGCAATGCCGATATGATTATTCCCCTTATGTTAGAAAAAGCACTGCCGGATGCTTTATTAGGCATCATTATCGTATTGATTCTCTCAGCCTCCATGTCAACCCTTGCAGCCTTAGTACTTGTTTCCAGTTCAACAATTACTATAGATTTTATAAAGGGGTATGTAAGACCGGATTTATCCGATCAAAAGACTATGGGTATAATGAAAGTCTTTTGTGCATTATTTGTTGCTTTATCCTATGTCATGGCTGTATTCCAATCCAATACGATTGTTTATCTTATGTCTTTATCCTGGGGTATTGTATCCGGAATGTTCCTTGGTCCTTATATCTGGGGAATATGGTGGAAAAAAACTACAAAACTTGGGGCTTGGGCAGGATTTTTAGGCGGAGGCATTGTGATAGGAGGGTATTTGATCTTAGAGAGACTAGGTATACTTTTAATTGATATGCCGATTGTTTCTTGTCTTGCTATGATCGTATCCAGTGTTACCGTACCCTTAGCGAGTCTTTTAGGTAAAGAAATGAATACATCTCTGATTCAAGAAGCTTTTGGGGAAGCAACAATGGAATAA
- a CDS encoding NADP-dependent glyceraldehyde-3-phosphate dehydrogenase: MFSCIFREGNIYKNLCGGQWTESSAGERIQIYSPVDDSLIGEIQAQTKEDVDFAVQNAKDAQKEWAKIPISERANIIHKAARIMEKYEEEIADVLVKEIAKAKSSAISEVKRTVDFMHFTAETAKRMTGETIYGDAFPGFDKTKISLVERVPLGVILCIAPFNYPVNLSISKIAPALVGGNSVVFKPPTQGSISAMYLGQIFCEAGLPPGVLNIVTGKGSEIGDYLITHPGIDMINFTGSTEIGHHIAKEAGMIPLLLELGGKDAAIVLEDCDLDETAQNIVKGAFNYSGQRCTAVKRVLLMDSIADELASKIVAEVAKLTVGRPEDDAQITPLINDKAADFVQELIDDAIQKGAKLLIGNKREKRYIWPTVFDHVTEDMRIAWEEPFGPVLPIIRVKTIEEAIDISNRSEYGLQGCVFTKNIDKAFAIAQKLEVGTVQINNKTERGPDHFPFLGVKASGLGTQGIRYSIEAMTRSKAIVINLDKDFQ; encoded by the coding sequence ATGTTTTCATGCATTTTCAGAGAAGGAAATATATATAAAAATTTATGTGGTGGACAGTGGACAGAATCATCGGCAGGAGAAAGAATTCAAATTTACTCTCCGGTAGATGACTCTTTAATTGGGGAAATACAAGCACAAACTAAAGAGGATGTCGATTTTGCTGTACAAAATGCCAAAGATGCACAGAAGGAATGGGCAAAGATACCGATTAGTGAAAGAGCAAATATCATTCACAAAGCAGCAAGAATTATGGAAAAATACGAAGAAGAAATTGCGGATGTTTTAGTTAAAGAAATCGCTAAAGCCAAAAGTTCAGCCATATCTGAAGTAAAGCGAACCGTTGATTTTATGCATTTTACGGCAGAAACCGCTAAAAGAATGACCGGTGAAACGATTTACGGAGATGCTTTCCCGGGGTTTGATAAAACCAAAATATCTCTTGTAGAAAGAGTACCTTTAGGGGTAATATTATGCATTGCTCCTTTTAATTATCCTGTTAACTTATCCATATCCAAGATTGCGCCGGCTTTGGTAGGAGGAAACAGCGTTGTATTTAAACCGCCGACCCAGGGTTCTATCAGTGCAATGTATCTGGGACAAATCTTTTGTGAAGCCGGACTTCCACCAGGGGTATTAAATATTGTAACAGGAAAAGGCTCAGAGATCGGAGATTATTTAATTACGCACCCCGGTATTGATATGATTAATTTTACAGGCAGTACGGAGATTGGTCATCACATTGCAAAAGAAGCGGGAATGATTCCTTTGTTATTGGAACTTGGAGGCAAGGACGCTGCCATTGTACTGGAAGATTGTGACCTGGATGAAACCGCTCAAAATATCGTTAAAGGAGCCTTCAATTATTCCGGTCAAAGATGTACTGCTGTTAAAAGAGTATTGTTAATGGATAGTATCGCTGATGAACTGGCTTCTAAAATCGTTGCCGAGGTAGCAAAGCTTACAGTGGGCAGACCTGAAGACGATGCGCAAATTACCCCTTTAATTAATGATAAAGCAGCAGATTTTGTACAGGAATTAATTGACGATGCCATCCAAAAAGGTGCTAAACTCCTTATAGGAAATAAGCGAGAAAAAAGATACATCTGGCCTACCGTGTTTGATCATGTTACTGAAGATATGAGAATTGCATGGGAAGAACCTTTTGGCCCTGTGCTGCCAATTATCAGAGTAAAAACTATTGAAGAAGCCATTGATATATCGAACAGATCAGAATACGGACTTCAAGGCTGTGTATTTACTAAAAATATTGATAAGGCCTTTGCGATTGCACAGAAATTAGAAGTTGGAACCGTCCAAATTAATAATAAAACAGAGAGAGGTCCTGACCACTTCCCATTCCTTGGTGTAAAAGCATCTGGATTAGGCACTCAGGGAATCCGATACAGTATCGAAGCCATGACAAGGTCGAAGGCAATCGTTATTAACTTAGATAAAGATTTTCAATAA
- a CDS encoding DNA topoisomerase III, giving the protein MGKILVIAEKPSVGKDIAKVLECKEKGEGCLIGEKYIVTWAIGHLVRLLTPEEYDVKYKRWSYETLPIIPEQMKTKPERKTKKQFDILKKLMNSKEIDYLICATDSGREGELIFRYIYEAVKCKKPFKRLWISSMTDSAIKKGFETLKPGEEYDALYHSAKCRSEADWLVGMNASRAFSIRYNVLLSIGRVQTPTLSILVQRQKEIDEFVPKDYWEVKADFNGFKGTWIDLKNNETKIFEEEKALKIADKVKGKSGIIKDLSQEKKKQAPPLLYDLTELQRDGNKMFGFSASKTLSIAQDLYEKRKMITYPRTDSRYVSTDMIPVLKSTLHKLNIPVYSRFVQPILDRGDLPISKRIVDDSKVTDHYAIIPTDSLPKLERLTEDEKKIYGLIVKRFFAVFYPDYEYTITKVITEIENEHFITKGKMVSQLGWMLFYKNDAKKNEEEQELPVLKKEDPVTVMDVKTEKKKTSPPKPYTEATLLSAMENAGRLVEDEELKEQLKDSGLGTPATRASIIERLIQVGYVIRKGKALYPTEKGMKLIEIVPQELKSPETTGKWEKGLSSIVKSKMDPKKFMQSIIRYVYFIVEESSKLDHPIAFPAEAKKKTTKKSGVLGKCPLCNKGDIKENTRAFYCSEWNAGCKFTLWKNSLEQYGQAITSKMVKELLKNKKIKGINIILPQTHEKATADVQFKPDGNGAVELINVNRL; this is encoded by the coding sequence ATGGGAAAGATTTTAGTTATTGCGGAAAAGCCCTCTGTAGGCAAAGACATTGCCAAGGTTTTAGAATGCAAAGAAAAAGGTGAGGGCTGCCTTATAGGAGAAAAGTATATAGTAACCTGGGCGATAGGCCATCTGGTTAGACTTTTAACACCGGAAGAATATGATGTGAAATATAAACGATGGTCCTATGAAACCCTTCCGATTATTCCGGAACAAATGAAAACCAAGCCGGAGAGGAAAACCAAAAAGCAGTTTGATATTTTAAAAAAACTTATGAATTCTAAAGAAATAGATTATCTTATCTGTGCGACGGACAGCGGAAGAGAAGGGGAACTGATTTTTAGATATATTTATGAAGCGGTTAAATGCAAAAAGCCTTTTAAAAGGCTTTGGATTTCCAGTATGACCGATTCTGCAATAAAGAAAGGTTTTGAAACCTTAAAGCCAGGCGAAGAATATGATGCCCTTTATCATTCTGCAAAATGCCGTTCGGAGGCAGATTGGCTGGTGGGTATGAATGCAAGCCGTGCCTTTAGTATCAGGTACAATGTCCTTTTATCTATCGGCAGGGTGCAGACTCCAACCTTAAGCATTTTGGTGCAAAGGCAAAAGGAAATTGATGAATTTGTTCCAAAGGACTACTGGGAAGTAAAAGCAGATTTTAATGGATTTAAGGGGACCTGGATTGATTTAAAGAACAATGAAACGAAAATTTTTGAAGAAGAAAAAGCTTTAAAAATCGCAGATAAAGTAAAGGGTAAGAGTGGGATCATTAAGGATCTATCCCAAGAAAAGAAAAAACAGGCTCCGCCTCTTTTATATGATTTAACGGAGCTTCAAAGAGACGGAAACAAAATGTTTGGATTTTCTGCCAGCAAGACCTTATCCATTGCCCAAGATTTATATGAAAAGCGAAAGATGATCACCTACCCAAGAACCGACAGCCGTTATGTCAGTACGGATATGATACCTGTTTTAAAGAGTACGCTTCATAAATTAAATATTCCTGTATACAGCAGATTCGTTCAACCGATTTTAGATAGGGGAGACCTTCCTATATCCAAAAGAATTGTTGACGACAGTAAGGTAACGGACCATTATGCCATTATTCCAACGGATTCGCTTCCCAAGCTGGAAAGGCTGACAGAGGATGAAAAGAAAATTTATGGTTTAATTGTCAAACGATTTTTTGCTGTGTTTTATCCCGATTATGAATATACCATCACAAAAGTCATTACGGAAATAGAAAATGAACATTTTATTACCAAGGGTAAAATGGTTTCCCAATTAGGATGGATGCTGTTTTATAAAAATGATGCCAAAAAGAACGAAGAAGAGCAGGAACTGCCTGTTTTAAAAAAGGAAGATCCGGTCACAGTTATGGATGTAAAAACCGAAAAGAAAAAGACCTCTCCCCCAAAACCTTATACGGAGGCCACTTTATTATCTGCCATGGAGAATGCCGGACGACTGGTAGAAGATGAGGAGTTAAAAGAGCAACTCAAGGACAGCGGACTTGGAACTCCTGCAACAAGAGCTTCTATTATAGAGAGGCTTATTCAAGTCGGGTATGTGATTAGAAAAGGAAAGGCACTTTACCCTACAGAAAAGGGAATGAAATTAATTGAGATTGTCCCACAGGAACTAAAGTCTCCAGAAACCACAGGCAAATGGGAAAAGGGGCTTTCATCCATCGTAAAAAGCAAGATGGATCCTAAAAAATTTATGCAAAGCATCATCAGATATGTTTATTTCATTGTTGAGGAGTCCTCAAAATTAGACCATCCCATTGCTTTTCCTGCGGAAGCCAAAAAGAAAACGACTAAAAAATCAGGAGTACTGGGGAAATGCCCTTTATGTAATAAAGGGGATATCAAAGAAAATACAAGGGCATTCTATTGCAGCGAATGGAATGCAGGGTGTAAATTTACCCTTTGGAAGAATAGTCTGGAACAATATGGACAAGCCATTACCTCAAAGATGGTTAAGGAACTGCTAAAGAATAAGAAAATAAAAGGGATTAACATTATTCTTCCTCAAACCCATGAAAAAGCTACGGCGGATGTACAGTTTAAACCCGATGGCAACGGAGCAGTAGAATTGATTAATGTAAACAGATTATAG
- a CDS encoding YesL family protein: MFKGFFDLDGPFNRFGTFAFDMIALNLLWFIFSIPIFTVGASTTALFYVLGKKIRNEDGYIWRDFWKSFKLNFRQSTIIWLLMLIVFSIARFNLNSSHLFGSMGKALVVFQYAILLQMIFISIYIFPLLSRFYLTIAGAIKMAFFVANRHLLTTIICILLFVATLFITWVASIFIFVAVSLYAISAAYFIEKILVKYMPEKEGSSLEETGSEE, from the coding sequence ATGTTTAAAGGATTTTTTGATTTAGACGGACCTTTTAATCGTTTTGGAACCTTTGCTTTTGATATGATCGCTTTAAATCTTTTATGGTTTATTTTTAGTATTCCTATTTTTACAGTAGGTGCATCTACGACAGCACTTTTTTATGTTCTTGGGAAAAAAATAAGAAATGAAGACGGGTATATATGGAGAGATTTTTGGAAAAGCTTTAAATTGAATTTCAGGCAATCTACAATTATTTGGCTCCTTATGCTTATTGTTTTTTCCATCGCTCGGTTTAATTTAAACAGCTCTCATTTATTCGGAAGCATGGGTAAAGCACTGGTGGTGTTTCAGTATGCTATTTTGCTGCAGATGATTTTTATAAGTATTTATATATTCCCTCTTTTGTCCAGATTTTATCTGACCATTGCTGGGGCAATAAAAATGGCTTTTTTTGTAGCCAATAGACATTTGCTCACAACCATCATATGCATATTGCTATTCGTGGCAACCCTTTTTATAACCTGGGTAGCATCTATTTTTATATTTGTAGCGGTAAGTCTTTATGCAATTTCAGCTGCTTATTTTATTGAAAAGATTTTAGTTAAATATATGCCTGAAAAAGAAGGGTCATCTTTAGAAGAAACAGGTTCCGAAGAATAA
- a CDS encoding C39 family peptidase — MKRSIKIGLAFLVIFLFVFTLYNIKEEDNKVPVNNTQQLWSKERPFAVCQQKKYLDSFTTFTEAVSFARKYKNISIYYYNNKTLVWTNSAKLRPRVILKVPMISQMPELARGCEVTSLAMMLRHAGAKVNKMTLAKEIKKDTTPYREENGKIYYGHPNVGFVGDIYSFKNKGYGVYHKPIKALAEKYLPGRVIDLTGCQWNDVLYFINAGTPVWVITNGSFKELGDNYFQVWYTRYGPIRITMKEHSVLLTGYDKDYVYINNPLKTKANQKVPIKDFSKAWVQMGRQAITYIKK; from the coding sequence ATGAAGAGGAGCATTAAAATAGGCCTGGCATTTCTTGTGATTTTTTTATTTGTTTTTACATTATACAATATTAAAGAAGAGGATAATAAAGTTCCGGTCAATAACACACAGCAGCTTTGGAGTAAGGAAAGACCTTTTGCCGTATGTCAGCAAAAAAAGTATTTAGATTCTTTTACGACTTTCACCGAAGCTGTTAGTTTTGCCAGGAAATATAAAAATATTTCTATATATTATTATAATAACAAAACACTTGTTTGGACGAATTCCGCTAAACTTAGACCCCGTGTGATTTTAAAAGTACCTATGATTTCTCAAATGCCGGAATTAGCGAGAGGTTGTGAAGTGACCAGTCTTGCGATGATGCTTAGACACGCAGGGGCAAAAGTCAATAAAATGACTCTTGCAAAAGAAATAAAAAAAGATACAACGCCCTATAGAGAAGAGAATGGAAAGATATATTATGGGCATCCTAATGTAGGCTTTGTAGGAGATATTTATAGTTTTAAAAACAAAGGCTATGGCGTATACCATAAACCGATTAAGGCATTAGCGGAAAAATATTTGCCTGGAAGAGTGATCGATTTGACAGGATGCCAGTGGAACGATGTATTATATTTTATTAATGCCGGGACCCCTGTATGGGTGATCACCAATGGCAGTTTTAAAGAATTAGGTGATAATTACTTTCAGGTATGGTATACCCGATACGGTCCAATTCGTATTACGATGAAAGAGCATTCTGTTCTCTTAACTGGATATGATAAAGACTATGTTTATATCAATAATCCCTTAAAAACTAAAGCAAATCAAAAAGTACCAATAAAAGATTTTAGTAAGGCTTGGGTGCAGATGGGCAGGCAGGCGATTACTTATATTAAAAAATGA
- the hcp gene encoding hydroxylamine reductase, whose amino-acid sequence MFCYQCQETAKGSGCTLRGVCGKTADVSNLQDLLIYTLKGISMYATEGRKVGVENQAVNKFIMENLFATITNANFDRADFIKRINKALEVREALKQEVLNAGGNVEQITHDAALFTLDEAEFDKKAETVGILATENEDVRSLRELITYGLKGMAAYGKHALNLGYEDNNIHAFLQKALAATLDDSLSAQDLIALTMETGKHGVDVMALLDKANTSTYGHPEITKVNIGVRNNPGILISGHDLKDMEELLKQTEGTGVDVYTHSEMLPANYYPAFKKYDHFVGNYGNAWWKQNEEFEKFNGPILMTTNCLVPPKDSYKDRVYTTGSVGFEGLKHIPDGKDGKDFSEIIEHAKKCAPPTEIERGEIVGGFAHNTVLSLADKVVEAVKSGAIKRFFVMAGCDGRMKSRDYYTDFAKALPKDTVILTAGCAKYKYNKLELGDIGGIPRVLDAGQCNDSYSLAVIALKLKEVFELNDINELPISYNIAWYEQKAVIVLLALLYLGVKNIHLGPTLPAFLSPNVAKVLVENFGIGGITNVEDDLKMFLG is encoded by the coding sequence ATGTTTTGTTATCAATGTCAAGAAACAGCAAAAGGAAGCGGATGTACTTTAAGAGGGGTATGTGGAAAGACTGCAGATGTGTCTAATCTTCAAGACTTATTAATTTATACACTTAAAGGAATTTCTATGTATGCTACTGAAGGAAGAAAAGTAGGAGTAGAAAACCAAGCAGTGAATAAATTCATTATGGAGAATTTATTTGCTACAATTACAAATGCAAACTTCGACAGAGCAGATTTTATTAAACGTATTAATAAAGCATTAGAAGTTCGTGAAGCATTAAAGCAAGAAGTGCTTAATGCAGGAGGAAATGTTGAACAGATCACCCATGATGCAGCTCTCTTTACATTGGATGAAGCAGAGTTTGACAAGAAGGCAGAAACTGTAGGTATCTTAGCTACAGAAAATGAAGATGTTCGTTCCTTAAGAGAACTCATTACATACGGGTTAAAAGGAATGGCTGCGTATGGAAAACACGCATTAAATTTAGGCTATGAAGACAATAATATTCATGCTTTCCTTCAAAAAGCATTAGCTGCAACCTTAGATGACAGCTTGTCTGCCCAAGATTTAATTGCATTAACCATGGAAACAGGAAAACATGGGGTAGATGTAATGGCACTTTTAGACAAAGCGAATACTTCCACCTATGGACATCCTGAAATTACAAAAGTTAATATCGGAGTAAGAAATAATCCAGGTATCTTAATAAGTGGTCATGATTTAAAAGATATGGAAGAATTGCTTAAGCAAACAGAAGGTACTGGAGTAGATGTATATACTCATAGTGAAATGCTTCCTGCAAACTACTATCCGGCATTCAAAAAATATGATCATTTTGTAGGTAACTACGGTAATGCATGGTGGAAACAAAATGAAGAATTTGAAAAATTCAATGGACCTATTTTAATGACAACCAACTGTCTTGTTCCACCAAAAGATTCCTATAAAGACAGAGTATATACAACAGGTTCCGTAGGCTTTGAAGGCTTAAAACATATTCCTGATGGAAAAGACGGAAAAGATTTCTCTGAGATCATTGAACACGCAAAGAAATGTGCACCACCTACAGAAATTGAAAGAGGAGAAATTGTTGGAGGATTTGCTCATAACACAGTGCTTTCTCTTGCAGATAAAGTAGTAGAAGCAGTTAAGTCAGGAGCTATTAAACGTTTCTTCGTTATGGCTGGCTGTGACGGAAGAATGAAGAGCAGAGATTACTATACAGATTTTGCAAAAGCACTTCCAAAAGATACAGTGATTTTAACAGCAGGATGTGCAAAATATAAATACAACAAACTGGAATTAGGAGATATAGGTGGCATTCCAAGAGTTCTTGATGCCGGACAATGTAATGACTCTTATTCCCTTGCGGTAATTGCGCTTAAATTAAAAGAAGTATTTGAATTAAACGATATCAATGAGCTTCCAATTTCCTATAATATCGCATGGTATGAACAAAAAGCGGTTATTGTACTTCTTGCATTATTATACCTTGGAGTGAAAAATATCCACTTAGGACCAACCCTTCCAGCATTCCTTTCTCCAAATGTTGCAAAGGTATTAGTAGAAAACTTCGGAATCGGCGGTATCACAAACGTAGAAGACGATTTAAAAATGTTTTTAGGATAA
- a CDS encoding 6-phosphofructokinase produces the protein MKLEGKVVVAQGGGPTAVINQSLVGVVLESRKFQQITKVYGAVNGVAGIINEDFVDLTQETTNNLEQVARTPSSALLSTRDKPDEKYCKEIFNVLKAHDVRYFFYIGGNDSADTVRIVNENAKKSDYEFRAIHIPKTIDNDLVLNDHTPGYGSAARFVAQAFMGANLDNRALPGIYIGVVMGRHAGFLTAAAALAQKYPDDGPHLIYLPERAFDLDRFLMDVKEVYNKYGRCVVAVSEGIQDENGTPIITKLKENIEKDAHGNVQLSGTGALGDLLADQVKTKLNISRVRSDTLGYLQRSFMGCVSDIDQYEAREVGEKAAQYAIWYNVDGSITIQRTGFYSVNYELRKLEEIAGKTKVMPDEFINAAGNNVTDAFKFYARPLVGSGFPAAHRIRAPKAPKILHNLRERACE, from the coding sequence ATGAAACTGGAAGGAAAAGTAGTGGTTGCACAAGGTGGAGGTCCCACCGCTGTTATTAATCAGTCTCTTGTAGGTGTTGTACTGGAATCTCGAAAGTTTCAACAGATTACAAAAGTATATGGAGCAGTAAACGGCGTAGCGGGAATTATTAATGAAGACTTTGTAGATTTGACACAGGAAACAACAAATAATTTAGAACAAGTAGCAAGAACACCTTCTTCTGCATTGCTTTCTACAAGAGACAAACCGGATGAAAAATACTGCAAAGAAATATTTAATGTTTTGAAGGCCCATGATGTAAGATATTTTTTCTATATTGGCGGAAATGATTCTGCCGACACAGTTCGTATAGTAAATGAAAATGCGAAAAAATCAGACTATGAATTCAGGGCAATACATATTCCCAAGACAATTGATAATGACTTAGTACTTAATGACCATACTCCAGGCTATGGTTCTGCTGCCAGATTTGTTGCGCAGGCATTTATGGGAGCTAATTTAGATAATAGGGCTCTTCCAGGGATTTATATCGGCGTTGTTATGGGAAGACATGCAGGATTCTTAACGGCTGCCGCAGCCTTGGCACAAAAGTATCCAGATGACGGTCCTCATCTCATTTATCTTCCTGAAAGAGCATTTGATCTTGATAGATTTTTAATGGATGTAAAAGAAGTATATAATAAATACGGAAGATGTGTAGTTGCTGTATCTGAAGGTATACAAGATGAAAATGGTACGCCTATTATTACTAAATTAAAAGAAAATATTGAAAAAGATGCCCACGGAAATGTTCAGCTTTCCGGAACAGGGGCGTTAGGAGACTTGCTTGCTGATCAGGTTAAAACAAAGTTAAATATAAGCAGGGTTCGCTCAGATACATTAGGATATTTGCAGCGTTCATTTATGGGTTGTGTTTCTGATATTGACCAATATGAAGCAAGAGAAGTAGGAGAAAAAGCTGCTCAATATGCCATCTGGTATAATGTAGATGGTTCAATCACCATTCAAAGAACAGGCTTTTATTCGGTTAACTATGAACTAAGAAAATTAGAAGAGATTGCAGGAAAAACAAAGGTTATGCCTGATGAATTTATCAACGCGGCAGGAAACAATGTAACGGATGCCTTTAAATTCTATGCCCGCCCTTTGGTTGGCTCAGGGTTCCCGGCAGCTCATAGAATTAGAGCACCGAAGGCGCCAAAGATTTTACACAATTTAAGAGAAAGAGCCTGCGAGTAG
- the zupT gene encoding zinc transporter ZupT, whose amino-acid sequence MNLNNILIAFGLTLFAGLSTGIGSLLAFFTKKTNTKFLSVSLGFSAGVMIYVSMIEIFVKAKDSLVAALGNAKGSWVTVIGFFGGMFLIALIDTFIPSSENPHEMYKVEDINESNPPNQKSLLRTGIFTALVIAIHNFPEGLATFTAALKDPSLGIPIAVAIAIHNIPEGIAVSVPIFYATGDRKKAFRYSFLSGLSEPLGALVGYMLLSSLFNDITFGILFAAVAGIMVYISLDELLPAAEEYGEHHLSIYGVVAGMIVMAISLLLFV is encoded by the coding sequence ATGAATCTAAATAATATACTGATTGCTTTCGGACTCACTTTATTCGCTGGTCTTTCTACAGGAATCGGAAGTCTACTGGCATTTTTCACAAAGAAAACCAATACAAAATTCCTTTCTGTCAGTTTAGGGTTCTCTGCTGGAGTGATGATTTATGTATCCATGATAGAAATCTTTGTGAAAGCAAAGGACTCTTTAGTTGCCGCTTTAGGAAATGCAAAGGGTTCATGGGTTACCGTAATCGGATTTTTTGGTGGCATGTTTCTTATTGCACTAATAGATACCTTTATTCCTTCATCTGAAAATCCCCATGAGATGTACAAAGTAGAAGATATAAATGAGAGTAATCCTCCTAACCAGAAAAGCCTGCTTCGTACCGGTATTTTTACCGCCCTGGTAATTGCAATACACAATTTCCCCGAAGGTCTTGCAACTTTTACGGCTGCCTTAAAAGATCCTTCCCTTGGAATTCCTATAGCAGTAGCGATTGCTATTCACAATATTCCTGAAGGTATTGCGGTATCCGTACCGATTTTCTATGCCACAGGGGACAGAAAGAAAGCATTCAGGTATTCCTTTTTATCAGGTCTTTCAGAACCCTTGGGAGCCTTGGTAGGCTATATGCTTTTATCTTCGCTATTTAATGATATTACCTTTGGAATATTGTTCGCAGCTGTGGCAGGGATTATGGTGTATATATCCTTAGACGAACTTCTTCCTGCTGCTGAAGAATACGGAGAACATCATCTGTCCATATACGGTGTTGTGGCAGGAATGATCGTAATGGCTATTAGTTTACTATTATTTGTATAA